Proteins from one Merismopedia glauca CCAP 1448/3 genomic window:
- a CDS encoding carbon dioxide-concentrating mechanism protein CcmK — MSQYPQQAVGALETKGFPGVLAAADAMVKAGRVTLVGYIRAGSARFTVMIRGDVSEVKAAMEAGIAAVENVFGATLETWVIIPRPDPNVIDVLPIDYTSEVEAYREAAEGMTPIRGR, encoded by the coding sequence ATGTCTCAATATCCCCAACAAGCTGTTGGTGCTTTAGAAACCAAAGGCTTCCCTGGAGTCCTGGCGGCTGCCGATGCGATGGTTAAGGCAGGTAGAGTCACTTTAGTCGGCTATATTCGTGCTGGTAGTGCCCGTTTTACCGTTATGATTAGGGGAGATGTTTCTGAAGTCAAAGCAGCTATGGAGGCGGGAATTGCTGCCGTAGAAAATGTTTTTGGAGCTACTTTAGAGACTTGGGTGATTATTCCTCGTCCCGATCCTAATGTCATCGATGTTCTACCGATTGACTACACTTCTGAAGTAGAAGCATATCGGGAAGCGGCTGAAGGAATGACACCCATCAGAGGTCGATAA